One Nostoc sp. CENA543 genomic window, CCATAATCTAAGTCCAAAACCTCTGGATGTTCTGTCAAAGATGGAACTGTCGGATGCGCTGTAGTTATTTCTCCAAAACGGCGCGCAAAAGCTACTTGTCCATTAGCATCAAGGTTTTGATTACGGAAGAAAATTACCTTGTATTGGATGAGAGCCTGACGAATTTCGTGGATAATGTCGTCACTAAGATTTGCACTCAAATCAATTCCTAAAATTTTCGCGCCAATGCGTCCAGCAATTGGTTTAATTTCCAAATGTTGATAAGTCATCGTTCATCCCCAGTCATATAAGTTTTTTCATTAAGTGAAGGTGGGGAGTACCCACCATTGGCGTAAATGTCAGTGAGGGAGAGCATCAGGTACAAAAATTGATATTAAGCGCGGTTATTCGTCGCTCAGTATGTTTTGCTTGTTGTTCAAGCTGTCCATCTGGTGTGTTTGTGGTGTACTGCTACTAGAACAGTAAATACTGTTTGTCTATCGTTTTATCGTGGATTAGCTCTATATTATTACACAGCACTATTCACAGCACAAGTGCTTAGGCAATAAAATATCTGGGCAGCAAAATCTCAGGTTATCTAATTATTAGTTAATCTAATATAAAAATCATCTCCCTAGCATTGCAGCAATTAATGGGCAACAAGAACTTAAGTTACACTATACCTTCTTGCCGGATTATATTTAGTATGCTAACTTTATGAATAACTAAATTTAAGTATTGCTAAAGTTATGCGAAAATTGCTAAAGAAGTAGTTCAAGTAGCTAACTAATTTTAGGTTTTTGATTTGTAGGGGCGGGTTTTGAGAGACATTCATGTTGGCAAAACAAATATCTTTTCAAACCTGCCTTGACTTTAGATTCAATCCAAAATTTAAAATCTAAAATTCGGATGGTCAATTTTTCAGCCAATTAATAGTTTTCAGTCCTTTCTCGGAAAATACTGGTGCAAAAAATTAGTAACGAAAATCGTGAAGTAAACAAACTCTTGTTTACTTCTTTGCATCTTCCACCTGCTCTGAAATCTCCAAATGTTTGTTGTTTTGTCATTGGAGAGAGTATTTCTTTTTTTGGCTCTTGGATGACTCAAATAGCCCTCGTGTGGATGGTGTATCAAATCACTAACTCAGCCATGTTAGTAGGTGTAGTTGGATTTACAAATCAATTTATGGGGTTGATTATTACACCATTAGTAGGCGTGTTATTGGATCGTTGGAATTTAAGATACGTATTACTTATTACACAGTTAGTATCTATTTTGCTTTCTGCTACTCTAGCATTTCTAACTACTAATGGTCATCTCACCGTTACGTGGATTATTATCGTTGGCATTATGCAAGGTACAGTCAAAGCTTTTGATTTACCTGCTCGTCTTGTTACTATTCCTAGATTGGTAGATAACAAAGCAGATACTTATAGTGCGATTGCAATTCATTCTTTTTTAATTAATACAGCCAAATTTGTCAGTCCCATGATTGGGGGATTTCTACTGGCTCGATATGGGGCTGCTTCTTGCTTTTTAGTTGATAGCATTAGTTGTCTACCATTTATTTCTGTTGTATTAACAGCCCAAATCAAATCAGTTGAACATAATCCTTCACTAAAGAAAACAAATATTTTTCAAAATTTACGAGAGGGGTTTGTATTTGCTTATAATTTCCTCCCTATCAGATATGTTTTAATCCTACAAATCGTAATTTGTTTCATGGTTATGACCCATGTTAATCTCATACCCGTATTTGTGAGGGAAACTTTAAATGGCAGTGCAGAAACTTTGGGTTTTTTGATGACAGCTTCCGCACTAGGTTCAATAATCGCTGGAATTTATCTAATTTTAATGAAGGAAGCTACAAAATTAATCAAAATTATAGCGTTCTCCTCTACAATCTTAGGCTTAAGTTTAATAATTTTCTCTCGTACTCAGAATTTACCAAATTCTTTAATCTTGATCCTCATTGTGGGGATGATGAATACGCTCACATTGGCAGCTATCAGCAACTTTGTGCAATTAGTTTTAGTCGATGAAAATAAACGAGGTAGAGTCACTAGTATTTTCACGACGGGTTTTTTGGGAATATTACCTTTTGGTAATTTATTTTTTGGTTGGCTTTCCAGTAGCATAGGTGTCAATAATGCTCTATTTTTTGGTGGTGTATGTTGTTTAATTGGAGCTTATATTTTTATCAAAAATTTACCCAAGATTAAGAATATAGTGCTTTCA contains:
- a CDS encoding MFS transporter, coding for MQKISNENREVNKLLFTSLHLPPALKSPNVCCFVIGESISFFGSWMTQIALVWMVYQITNSAMLVGVVGFTNQFMGLIITPLVGVLLDRWNLRYVLLITQLVSILLSATLAFLTTNGHLTVTWIIIVGIMQGTVKAFDLPARLVTIPRLVDNKADTYSAIAIHSFLINTAKFVSPMIGGFLLARYGAASCFLVDSISCLPFISVVLTAQIKSVEHNPSLKKTNIFQNLREGFVFAYNFLPIRYVLILQIVICFMVMTHVNLIPVFVRETLNGSAETLGFLMTASALGSIIAGIYLILMKEATKLIKIIAFSSTILGLSLIIFSRTQNLPNSLILILIVGMMNTLTLAAISNFVQLVLVDENKRGRVTSIFTTGFLGILPFGNLFFGWLSSSIGVNNALFFGGVCCLIGAYIFIKNLPKIKNIVLSVYLENGVISTLKSN